A genome region from Persephonella sp. includes the following:
- the purS gene encoding phosphoribosylformylglycinamidine synthase subunit PurS, translated as MLIKFFIKPRKGVLDPQGRAVAENLRSLGFSDVKDVKVGKYIEVYVQHSDKEKAIEEAKEMAKKALVNEIIEDYEFEVVED; from the coding sequence ATGCTTATAAAATTCTTTATAAAACCAAGAAAAGGAGTTTTAGACCCACAGGGAAGAGCAGTTGCAGAAAATCTCAGAAGTCTTGGTTTTTCTGATGTAAAGGATGTTAAGGTGGGAAAATATATAGAGGTTTATGTCCAGCATTCTGATAAAGAGAAAGCTATAGAAGAAGCAAAAGAAATGGCGAAAAAAGCCCTTGTAAATGAAATTATAGAAGATTATGAATTTGAAGTAGTGGAGGACTGA
- the purQ gene encoding phosphoribosylformylglycinamidine synthase I, whose protein sequence is MKFGVAVYPGSNCDYDTYRVIRDVLKEEVDFIDYRQTDIQGYDCIILPGGFSFGDYLRPGTLAAHTPLTAAVKEFADKGGLVIGICNGFQILTEAHLLPGALMPNIHGKFVCKPQYLRVENSNTPFTNQCEDGQVLKIPIAHHDGNYFVEEDTLKKMEDNDQIILRYCDEFGNITEDANPNGSLSNIAGICNENKNVFGLMPHPERASESILGSEDGLYILKSILSA, encoded by the coding sequence TTGAAATTTGGTGTTGCTGTTTATCCCGGTTCAAATTGTGATTACGATACATACAGGGTTATCAGAGATGTCCTTAAGGAAGAGGTTGATTTTATAGATTACAGACAGACTGATATACAAGGATATGACTGTATAATCCTTCCCGGTGGTTTTTCATTTGGAGATTACCTCAGACCTGGAACACTGGCAGCACATACGCCTTTAACAGCAGCAGTTAAAGAGTTTGCTGACAAAGGTGGACTGGTTATAGGTATCTGTAATGGTTTTCAAATCTTAACAGAGGCACATCTACTTCCGGGAGCTTTAATGCCAAATATACACGGAAAATTTGTATGTAAACCCCAGTATCTCAGGGTTGAAAACAGCAACACCCCATTTACAAACCAGTGTGAAGATGGACAGGTATTAAAAATACCTATAGCCCATCACGACGGAAATTATTTTGTTGAAGAAGACACACTGAAAAAAATGGAAGATAATGACCAGATTATCCTCAGATATTGTGATGAATTTGGAAATATAACAGAGGACGCAAACCCAAACGGCTCACTTTCAAATATAGCCGGTATATGCAATGAAAACAAAAATGTTTTCGGACTTATGCCCCACCCTGAAAGAGCTTCAGAAAGTATTTTAGGCAGTGAAGACGGACTTTATATACTTAAATCAATTCTTTCAGCTTAA